The following are encoded together in the Nitrospirota bacterium genome:
- a CDS encoding SAM-dependent chlorinase/fluorinase — protein MLEKPFITLTTDFGLKDPFAGIMKGVILKINPEVRVIDITHNVSPQNIFEASQILAMSYKYFPPTTIHMIIVDPGVGAKRRPILVVTDDYYFIGPDNGVFTPVFDIPTHILKVIHITAEHYFLPHMSSTFHGRDIFAPVAAWLSKGIESSKFGEEITDYATLQIPKLQKVTKTAIEGEIVYIDNFGNAITNITRENLDELYTELPDGILKILYKGQQSRLLNYDSE, from the coding sequence ATGTTAGAAAAACCATTTATTACTCTGACTACAGACTTTGGGCTGAAAGACCCATTTGCTGGAATAATGAAGGGAGTGATCTTAAAGATAAATCCTGAGGTAAGGGTAATTGACATCACTCATAATGTAAGTCCTCAAAATATCTTTGAAGCATCCCAAATATTGGCAATGAGCTATAAATACTTTCCTCCAACTACAATCCATATGATAATAGTTGACCCTGGGGTTGGCGCCAAAAGAAGGCCTATTTTAGTGGTAACTGATGATTATTACTTTATTGGCCCGGACAATGGGGTATTTACTCCTGTGTTTGACATCCCAACTCATATTTTAAAGGTAATACATATCACCGCAGAGCACTATTTCCTTCCACACATGAGCTCAACATTTCATGGCCGTGATATCTTCGCGCCTGTGGCAGCATGGCTTTCAAAAGGGATTGAAAGCTCAAAATTCGGTGAGGAGATCACTGACTATGCCACGCTTCAGATACCAAAACTCCAAAAAGTCACCAAAACAGCCATAGAAGGAGAAATCGTTTATATTGATAACTTCGGCAATGCAATAACAAACATCACTCGGGAAAATTTAGATGAACTATACACCGAACTGCCGGACGGAATATTAAAAATACTTTATAAAGGCCAGCAATCCCGCCTTTTAAATTATGATTCAGAGG
- a CDS encoding dihydroorotate dehydrogenase — MQRRACVSNRGDCVVNLEVNIGSLKLKNPVMTASGTFGYGEEYSEFVDLNKLGAIVIKGLSLKPKEGNPPPRIVETPAGMLNAIGLQNIGIEAFIKDKLPFLKKFDTPVIANFFGDTIEEYSETAKRLSEISGIHGLEMNISCPNKQAGWIIFGTEPKVTFEVVSAVRKATHLPLIVKLSPNVTDIAAMAKVAEAAGADAISLINTITGMAIDIKTQRPRLANITGGLSGPAIRPIAVRMVWECYRAVHIPIIGMGGIMCAEDALEFILAGAVAVAVGTANFVNPRAAIDILDGIKQHLSEKNITDIKELIGGLKC, encoded by the coding sequence ATGCAAAGAAGGGCCTGTGTTTCCAATAGAGGAGATTGTGTGGTGAACCTTGAAGTAAACATAGGCAGCTTAAAACTCAAAAACCCAGTCATGACTGCCTCAGGGACTTTTGGGTATGGCGAGGAGTATTCTGAATTCGTTGACCTCAACAAACTCGGTGCAATAGTCATAAAAGGACTTTCACTGAAACCCAAAGAGGGAAACCCTCCACCACGCATTGTTGAGACGCCGGCCGGAATGTTGAATGCCATAGGGCTTCAGAACATTGGCATAGAGGCGTTTATAAAAGATAAACTCCCATTTCTAAAAAAATTCGATACACCGGTGATAGCCAATTTCTTCGGTGACACAATAGAAGAATACTCTGAAACAGCAAAGCGCCTCAGTGAGATAAGCGGCATTCACGGGTTAGAAATGAACATATCCTGTCCCAATAAACAGGCTGGATGGATTATCTTCGGCACAGAACCCAAAGTAACCTTTGAAGTTGTCAGCGCTGTAAGAAAGGCGACGCATCTTCCCCTGATTGTAAAGCTCTCTCCAAACGTAACAGATATTGCTGCTATGGCAAAGGTTGCAGAAGCCGCAGGAGCAGATGCAATATCTCTAATAAACACTATTACTGGAATGGCAATTGATATTAAAACACAAAGGCCCCGCCTTGCAAATATTACAGGGGGGCTTTCAGGCCCTGCTATCAGGCCGATTGCTGTGAGAATGGTCTGGGAATGCTACAGGGCCGTTCACATCCCGATTATTGGGATGGGTGGTATAATGTGTGCTGAAGATGCCCTTGAGTTTATCCTTGCAGGCGCTGTAGCAGTGGCAGTAGGGACTGCAAACTTTGTAAATCCGAGAGCTGCCATAGACATCCTGGATGGCATTAAACAACACCTTTCTGAAAAAAACATAACTGACATAAAAGAACTCATTGGAGGGCTGAAATGTTAG
- the greA gene encoding transcription elongation factor GreA has protein sequence MKKIPMTPEGYQKLQENLEKLLKIERPQNIRDIAEARSHGDLSENAEYHAAKERQSFIEGRIRELQNKLALAHVIDPSRINQDKIAFGAKVKLMDTETDEEKVFTLVGTDEADVKSGKISISSPVGKSLIGKAIGDVVTVKAPAKTMEYEILEISFE, from the coding sequence ATGAAAAAGATTCCAATGACACCAGAGGGTTATCAAAAGCTTCAGGAAAACCTCGAGAAGCTTCTTAAAATAGAGCGGCCCCAGAATATCAGGGATATAGCCGAAGCGAGGTCACATGGTGACCTCTCAGAAAATGCAGAATACCACGCAGCCAAGGAACGGCAGTCTTTCATTGAAGGCCGTATACGGGAGCTTCAAAACAAACTGGCGCTTGCCCATGTAATAGACCCATCCAGGATAAATCAGGATAAGATTGCCTTTGGCGCAAAGGTAAAACTTATGGATACAGAAACCGATGAAGAGAAAGTGTTTACCCTTGTTGGCACTGATGAGGCCGATGTAAAATCTGGCAAGATTTCAATAAGTTCTCCTGTAGGAAAGTCCCTTATCGGCAAAGCTATTGGCGATGTGGTCACCGTAAAGGCTCCTGCAAAGACAATGGAATATGAAATATTAGAGATAAGTTTTGAGTAG